TCGCGGCCCGTCGATCGAGCGCCTGCTCGACGTGTTCGCCCCCGCGTTCTCCGGGTCGCTCCCGCCGAGCCTCTACGTGTACGGCCCGAAGGGGAGCGGGAAGTCGGCGGTCGTCTCCGCGCTGTTCGACCGCCTCGCGGCCCACAGCGGCCCGCGACAGGCGATCCAGACGACGACCCGGGCGGTCAAGCCGACGATACCCGGATTCGTCTACGTCGACGCTCGGTGTGCGTCGACCCGATTCCGGCTGTACCACGAGATGTTGGCCGCGATGAGCGACGAGCCCGTCCCCGACCACGGGATCGGGACCGAGGAGCTGGCCGACTCGCTGCGCGACGCGATGCGCACCGGCCCGGACCTCGTGGTCGCGGTCGACCACACGAACGAGCCGGAGACCCCGACCGCGGCGACGCTCGTCGACTGGCTCACCGACGTCGGCGAGCGGCTCGCTCCGGCGTGTCTCGGCCGCGACCCGCCGGACGCGATCGACTGGGAACCGGAGACCACCGTCGAGTTCGCGAAGTACCGCCGGCACGTCCTCGTCGAGCTGTTGACGAGCCGGTGCTCGACCGGGCTCGGCCGCGAAGCGCTCTCCCACGACCAGATCCGCGAGATAGTCGAGTGGTCCGCCGGCGACGCCCACGACGCGCTCGCCGCCGTGATGGGCGCGGCGGTCAGCGCGGAGCGGGCCGGCGCGTCGACGGTCCGCTCGGCCGACGTCGACGCCGGGATTGAGGGAGTTCCGCGCCCCTCGGTGGCGCTGGGTCGCGTCCTCGCGCTGCCCGAGAGCCGCCAGCGGCTCCTCTACGAGCTCGCCGGGCTCTCGGACGACGAGCGGTCCACGGTGGGTGCGGCCACGGAGGCCATCGCGGCGCGCCCCGGCGTCGACCTCTCGGCGTCGACGGTGCGGCGCGTGCTCTACGAGCAGGCCGACGACGGCCTGCTCGAACGCGTCACCGTCCACCAGAGCGGCGGGAAGGGTCGGCCGCCGAGCCGGCTCGTGCCCCTCTTCCCGACTGTCGTCTTCCGCGAGCTGTTCGACCGGCAGACTCGGACCGGATAGGCCGGTCCGGCGCGCTTGCCGGGTCAAGTCGGTTTGCCCGGCGACCCGGTACGCCCGCCAAGCCGGGTCGGAGCCCTCCCTCTCGATCGAACGGAAGACAGTTGTCGTCGAGCCGTCGAGTCTCGGGTATGGTTCCGCCCCTCGCGCTCGACATCGACGGCACGCTGACGACGCCGACCGGCCGGATCGACCCGCGGGTCTTCGAGCTGTTGCCCGCGTGGGAGGCGCCGGTCGTGTTCGCCACCGGGAAGGCGTTCCCGTACCCGGTCGCGCTCGCCCACTTCCTCGGCCGCGAGGAGACGGTGATCGCGGAGAACGGCGGCGTCGCGTACGCCGACGGCGAGACGACTATCGTGGGCGACCCGGACACGGCGCGGGCCGTCGTCGAGGCGTTCCGCGAGCGCGGCGGCGAGGTCGGCTGGGGCGACGGGGACACGGTGAACCGGTGGCGCGAGACGGAGGTCGCGCTCTCGCCCGACGCCGACGCGGCGCTCCTGCGCGAGGTCGCCGCTGCCGTCGACGGCGTGGAGGTCGTCGACACCGGCTACGCCTACCACGTCAAGTCGACGGGCGTGAGCAAGGGCCGGGCGCTCGGCGTCGTGGCCGACGCGCTCGGGCTCGACCCCGCCTCGTTCGTCGCGGTCGGCGACAGCGAGAACGACGTCTCGACGTTCGGCGTCGCCGGCGAGTCGTACGCGGTCGCCAACGCGGACGCCGCCGCGCGCGAGGCGGCCGGCGAGCTGATCGAGGAGGGGTTCATGGACGGGACGATTTCGGTGCTCGAACGGCTGCGCGAGCGCGCCGAGTAGTCGGAGGCCTCCTTCCCCCTCTCTCACTCCCCGTACGGGTACCGCGCCGTCGACCCGCACTCCGTACAGCGGACGACCACGCGCCCGGGTCGCGTCCGGACGCGGCTCGTCTTCCCGGGCCGGAGGTAGACGGCGCAGTCGTCGCAGGCGCGTCTGGAGAGCTCAGAGGGGATCCCACAGCGGTTTCGCTCCGCGATACGGCGGGCGCGGGCGACGTACTCGCGGGCGCGGTCGCACTCGTCGTCGACGACCGCCTCGCGCGCGAGCGCGAACAGCCGCTCGATCCGCTCCGCCGGAATGCTCATGTCACGGGAGGCGGCGCGCGGCGGCAAAGAGGTTGTTATCCGGGCCGGGCGCGGCCGCCTTCCGGACCGGTCGGACGTGCCGAACGCGACGCGGCGGGCGCGACCCGCACGCTTTTTTATCGGTCCGACCCAACCGAGCGGTATGAAGGAATCCCTGATGGACGTGATCTGCTGTCCGCTCGACAAGGCGACCCTCGAACTCGACGTCGACGACGCGGACGACGAGGAGGTCCTCGCCGGGACGCTTACCTGTGCCGAGTGCGGCGAGACGTACCCGATAGAGGACGGGATTCCGAACCTCCTGCCGCCGGACATGCGCGAAGAGGCCGCGGCGTAGGACTCTCCGACGCGGACGGACCGCGGCGACGGGGGCGACACCCTCCCCGAAACCCCTCGCTCGTGTGAATCTTTTTTTAGTACGGGGTCGTGGTCTCGACCGTGCCGACACTCGACGTCGAACTGAACGGGGAGGCGGTCCACGACATCGACGCGCCGGACTCGTTCGCCGCGGACGGGCCGTTTCCGGTCGTGCTCGAGAACAGCGGGCGCTCGACGCACGTCCACCTCCACTTCGACGACGAACTCGACCGGGTGACCGCCGTCGACGAGGTGAACCACTTCGTCGCCGACGAGGCCACCCGGCACGTCCACGTCTCGACGGCCGCCGTCGACGAACCGGTCCGCGGGAAGCTGAAGGTCGTCACCGGCTACGGGTCGAACACGCGCTACGTCGACGTGCGGATCGACCCGTCGCCCGAGACCCCGGCGGAGCCGGTCGCCGTCGACGAGACCCTCTCTGCGCCCCCGGAGCGGAGTCCGGACCCCCCGCCGCGGCAGCGCGCGGTGAACGCGCTCGACCGCCTCGTCCGGCGCGGCGGGGTCGCGGGCGCCGCCTTCGGACTGGTCGCGGTCGCCGCCGCGGTCGCGGTCGCGCTCGCCGTCGACAGCGCCCTCGTCTGGCTCGCCGTCGGCGTCGCGCTGACGGTCGCGCTCGGGGCGGCGCTGCTCGCGGCCGTCTGACGCCGCGGGGCGCGGTGACCCCCTGTCGGCTCCCCGGCGCGCCGCTCGGGATCCGCGCGCTTTTAAGCGTCCCACCGGAACGAGAGGCCATGAGCTTCGAGAAGGAAGACGAGGTCGTGCTCCACGACAAACACAGCGAGTACGACGGCGAGACGGGGACGATCACGCAGGTGATGGAGACGATGTTCGGCGACGCGACGTACACGGTCAGCTTCGAGGACGGGCAGGAGACCGGCGTCCCCGAGGACGCGCTCGACGCCGTCGAGAGCGAGGAGTAACGCCGCCCCCACCCGTATCGCATGCCGAAAGTCCCCTTCCACTACGTCGACCTCCGGGCGTTCTCGTACGCCACAGAGGACGTGAAACGCGTCGAGCAGGCGCTGTACTCCCTGCTGCCCGAGGAGGTCGAACTCGACCGCGTCGAGAACGCCGGCCACCACGGGGACCGGATCGTCGTGCTCTCGGCCCGCGTCGAGCGCGCCGACGAGATGCGGCACGTGCTCGACCGGCTCTCCGAACTGGAGGACCTCGACCGGATCCTCGACGAACTCGACGAGCGGGTCGACGACAACTGCGCGCTGTTCCTCCGCCTCGACAAGCAGGCGGCGTTCGGCGGCGAAGTCCGGCTCGGCCCGGGGATCACCGTCCGCACGAAGGTCGAGGCCTACCCGGCGAAAAAGGAGAAGGCCGTCGAGAACGCGCGCGAGACGCTCTCCCGGCTGGCGGACGAGGACTGAGCGCGCGACCCCGGGTGCGGTGGCGGTTCGACCGCCGACGGCCGCGCGAGGTCGCGCCCGCCCGGTGACGCACCCGCGCCGCACCGGCGGCGTGACTTTTTCACCCGGCCCGTCGATGTCCAGTCATGAGCGATCCGTTCGTGGTCGTCGGCGCCGACGCGGCGGGGTTGAGCGCGGCCAGCAAGTTCCGGCGCGAGGCGCCCGACCGCGACGTCGTCGTCTTCGAGAAGGGGCGGTGGATCTCGTACGCCTACTGCGGGATGCCCTACTTCATCGCGGGCTACGTCGACCGCATGTCGGACCTCCTCTCGCTGTCACCGAGCGAGGTCGACGAGCGCGGGATCGACCTCCGGCGCGACAGCGAGGTGGTCGCGGTCGACCCCGACGCGAAGCGCGTCACGGTCGAGACGGCCGACGGCGACCGCTTCGAGCAGGCGTACGACGACCTGCTCGTCGCCACCGGAGCGCGCGCGACGACCGGTCCCTTCGACGTGCGCGGCGTCGACGGCGCCTTCACGCTACACGACATGGACGCGGCGGCCGCCATCGACGCGTACGTCGCCGACCCGGACGCGTACGACCCCGACCGCGCCGACGTGAGCGCGGTCGACCGCGAGCGCGTCGAGCGCAACGCGGCCATGCCGGCGCCCCGGACCGTCGCGGTCGTCGGCGGGGGGTACGTCGGCGTCGAGGTCGCGGAGGCGCTCTCCGAGCGCGGGCTCTCGGTCCACGTGTTCCACCGGTCGGGACACCTCCTCTCGCCGTTCGGGGAGCCGGTCGGGAACCGGGTCCGGGAGGCGCTCGAAGCGGAGGGGGTGACCGTTCACACGGACACGCCGGTCGAGGCGCTCGTCGGTGACGACCGGATCGAAGCGATCGAGGTCGGGAGCGACGGGGACGCCGAGACGGTCCCCGTCGACATGGCGGTCGTCGGCGTCGGGATCCGGCCGAACACCGACCTCCTCGACGGCACCGGCGTCGACCTCGGGCCGGGGGGCGCGCTCCGCGTCGACGACCGCGGACGTACCAGCCTCCCGGACGTGTACGCCGCGGGGGACTGCGCGACCGCGCGCCACGCGGTGACCGGCGAGCCGGACTGGACGCCGCTCGGCCTCACCGCGAACCGCGCCGGGCGGGCCGTCGGCGCGACGGTCGCGGGCGATCCGACCCCGGTAGGCGACATCGCGGGCACCGCGGCCGTCAAGGCGTTCGACACGGAGGCCGCCCGCGTCGGAATCGTGGACCCCGAGGAGGCGGACGCGGCCGGCTTCGACCCGGTCAGCGAGACGGTGACCGCCGGCTCCCGCTCCGGCTACTACCCGGGCGCGGCCGAGACGGACGTGACGCTCGTGGCCGACCGCGACACGGGACGCCTGCTCGGCGGGAGCGTCGTCGGCACCGACCGCGCGGCGATCCGGATCGACACGCTCGCGACCGCGATCGAGGCGGACATGACGGTGCCCGAGGTCGAGCGGCTGGACCTCGCGTACGCGCCGCCGTTCAGCCCGGTGTGGGACCCGATACTCGTCGCCGCGAAGGTGCTGAACGGAACGCTCGACGACTGACGAGCGTGACTCGTGCGGGGCTACCGCGACGCCGCGACCCGCCTGAGAAGGGAACCGACGACGGCCGAGGCGGCGCCGACCGCGACCGCCACCGCGACGGCGAGCGCGAGCGGCGCGGTGACGGCGGAGAGGCTCGGGCCGCCGGCCGCGAGGGGGAGGACGTACGGCTCCGGTCCGACCGCGCGGAGCAGAGTTCCCGCGAAGGGGCCGTACGCGAGCAGCACCGCCGGGAGCGCGCCGCCGCCCGTCGCGACGAACGCGAGCGCGCCGAGCGCCGTCACCGCGGCGAGGGCGCCCGCGGTCCCCGCGGCGCCGACCCCGAGCGCGGCCGTCGCGTCGAAGGCGACGTACGACAGCGCGAGTCCGACCGCGCTCCAGACCGCTGCGCGCTCGAACCCCGTCTCGCCCAAGAGGATCCGCCGAAGCGCCGCGACGCCGGAGTCGGGCGCCGCGGACCCGCCCGCGTCGCCCTCCGTCTCGCCGCCCGTCATTCCGGTCGCGTCGCGCCCCGGCCCTCGCGGTCGGGGGTGAGGTTGCCGTGTTCGTCAATCTCGCCCGCGACGATTCGCGTCGAGGAAATGCGTTCGCCGTCATCGGCCGCCACGTGGTCGACGACGACGAGTTCGAGGGGGTCGCGGCCGCGTTCGGCGCGGATCTCGTTGATGCGTTCGCCGCCCGCCTCCGTCTCCGGCGAGACGATCAGCGCGTCGAACTCCGGCTCGACCGCGATGCCGGTCGGCTCCGTCAGCTCCCGGATCTCGTACTCGCGCCCGTGGCTGTCGGCCAGCGGGGCGAGTTCTGCCTCCAGGTCGCGCTCGCGCCGTTCGTAGGGGCGGACGTACCGCTCGACGTGTCGGGTCTCCGGCGCCAGATCGTCGGCGGTGAGTCCGACGGTGACGTCACCCAGCTCGAACGCCCGCTCGAACAGCTTGCGGTGGCCGTCGTGAACGGGGTCGAACGTACCTCCCAGCGCGACGTTCATGCCTCTCCGTTGCGCGGGTCGAACTTAAAACGTCCCGAACCGCGGTCGAGCCGACGCCGGACCGTACCGGGACGGCTCAGTTCCCGGATCCGGAGTCGGCCGCCACGTCGGCCTCGTCCTCGTCGTCCGCGCCGCCCCCGTTCTCCTCGTCCACGCCGGTCTCTCCGTCCGCGCCGACGTCTCCGTCCCCGTCGCCGTCGACGGATATCTGGACCGGCTCGGCGTCGCCGTCGGGCGACTCTCCGCCGAGCCGTCGGTCGAGGTTGAAGACGGCGTTCAGCTCCGCCTGAACGTCACCGACGACCCCGCGGACCAGGTCGCTCGGCGCGATGGCCTCGTACTCGTAGGGGTTGTTGCCCGCCCCCTCGGCCTTCCGCTTGCCGCGCTCGACGGTGCCCTCGTCGTGGAGTTCGGCGAGCGCCTCGCGGACGGTGCTGGGGTAGAGTCCGGTGCCGTCTGCGACCTCGTCGCTCGTACTCTGTGGGTTGTCTCGGAGGTAGACGTATATCCGGGCGCGGGTCTCCGTGTCGAGGACCCACGCGAGCAGGTCGACGACGTTGTCGTCGAACCCCTTCACCGCCCGGTCGGCGCCCTCCCCGAGCCGCTGTTTCGTCTTTCGAAGCTCCTCGCGGGTCCGCTCCGTCGGGGACTCCTCCGGGTCGTCCGCCGGGTCGGAAGGCGAATCGTCCGTGGTCATGACAGAGAGTGGGGGCTACGCGGGCAAAAGGGTTTCTCGTCGCTTTCGTTCCGACGAAACGCATCCGGCGCGGCCGGTCGACCCCGAGGCATTCGGCGGCTCTCAGGCCCGCACGAGGAGGTCCTCGCACAGGGCGTCGACGCCGGACGCCTCGCGGAGCCGGCGCTGGCGCGCGGCGCCGCTCTCCGCCTCGTACACCTCGCGGATCCCGTCGATTCCGAGCCGGTCGCACTCGGACGCGACGATCTCGCCCAGCGGGGTCGTCCCCTCGCCGTCTCGGTCGACGAACGCGGCGTCGTGGCCGCGGCGGATCGCGCGCCACTTGTTCTCGTCGAGGAGCTCGCGGCGCAGCGACGGGGGCGACTCGCCGTCCTCGTAGCGCGCCGCGTAGTCGACGACCAGCGCGCGGACGTACTCGGCCAAGGCGAGCGTGACCTCGGGGTCGCGCTGCGCGTCGGGGGCGCGCACCTCCACGGTGCCGTGGCCGGTGTGCGGGCGCACGTCGAACCACAGCTCGCCGCGGTCCGCGATGGAGTCCGTCTCGACCATCCGGCGCTCGTACCGCTGGAACGCGTCGAAGTCGTCGAACGCGGAGGGAATCCCGGTGTTCGGGAGGTTCTCGAACACCTTCGCGCGGGCCGAGGCCAGCCCGGTGTCGAACCCGTTCCAGAACGGGGAGTTCGCAGAGAGGGCGAGCAGGACCGGACAGTGCCACCGCAGGCGGTTCGCGACCCAGACGGCCTTGTCCGCGTCGTCGACGCCGACGTGGACGTGGAGGCCCGCCGTCGTGTTCCGGTGTTGGGGGTACCGTATCCGGTCCAACTGGGCCTGATACCGGGGTTTCTGGACGTGGTCGAGCTCGCGCCACTTCGCCGTCGGGTGGAGTCCGGCGGCCGCGATCTGATACCCGTCGGCGGCGGCGTGGTCGACGAGCGCCTCCCGGACCGTTTCGAGCGCGTCCGCGGCGTTCGCCGGGTCCTCGATCAGTTCCGTCTGCGCCTCTATCGTGCACTCGAACAGCTCGTGGTCGAACCCCTCCGGCACGGCCGCGGGCGGGTCGCGGCCGTACACGAGGTCGTCAGTTCCGGACGTGGGGCGGCCTTCGGCATCGACGATATAGAACTCCTCTTCGATGCCGAGCGTCCCCATCCGGGAGAACGCGTCCCGCGAACCGAGTTCCATTACGCCTCCGTTCCGCCCGCGCGGTCTTATATGAATTGAAACCCGAAACGGAGCGCTAGTGTCGGGAACGGCTATTTAAATGGACTGCGCGACTGACCCGTTTGCTTATAACTGGCGGGCGGTCGCGGTGGCGCGTGCCTGCGAGCGCCCGGAGGGCGCGAGTCGCACGCGCGAGGGAGTCGCGAACGAAGTGAGCGTCGAGGCTGGGGAGGCGCGAGGTGCGGTCGCGGTGCGGGATGGGATTTAAAGGGGCAGCCGTGAGGACTCGATGCGCTCGCTGTCGTTCGAGACGCCGAAGGCGTCTCGTGATGACGAGAGAGCTTTGCTCTCTCGAACCACGGTCCTCAGTCGCTCGCTCCGCTCGCTCCCTGCGGTCCTTGCGTCGCGCGTCTTCGTCCTCACGGCTGGGGCTTTGGAGGTGTTCTCCAGTGATCCGCAGTCTGTCAGTTATAAATGAGCGGTAGCAACGCCGACGCTCTCCGTTACAAAATCGAGCACGGAACGCGAATCAACGACACCGCGCTTCACGTCTCGAAAACGAGTCGGCGGCGCGCTCTCACGCGCTCCGTTCCCCTCGCCCGACACGGTCCCCGCTTAGCCGAGGACGTACCGGAGCGCCGGGAACTTCTCCACGAGCGCCTGCCCGCCGACCTCGATCCGCTCGATGTAGGCGTCCAGTCCGAGGACGCGGCCCGCGCCGAACGCGGCGACCGTGAGGAACACCATCGCGTACACCAGCGTCGAGTCGAACAGCGCGAGCGCCTCGCCGCTCCACCCGCCGAGGTAGAACAGCATCATCTGCATCGCGCCGCCGAGCGCGGCGAGGCGGACGAACGCGCCGGCGATGAGCGCGAGACCGATGAGCACCTGCGTCACCGGGACGACGACGTTGACGAACTCCATCAGCGCCGCGTTCGACGCCATGGCGGCGTACAGCCCGCTGACCGGACTCGCGGCGTCGACGTTCGCGAGGTAGCCCGCGGCGTCGAACGGCCACTCCGAGACCTTACCGAGGCCGGCGAACAGGATCATCCCGCCGATGGTCGCCCGGAGCAGGACGATGAACAGCGCCGACAGCGAGTGCGCCTTCCCCAGTAGCGTGACGCCGCCGAACTCTCCGCCGAACTCGTTCGTGGTTTTGGTGGACATAGTGTCTCTCCTCACTTGCGGATACGCCGGAGACCCGTATAAACCGAGCAGCGAGTTCCCCCCCGCCGGGACGGATTCGGCCGGTCCCCCGCATCTGTGGGGTTTTTAAATACTACCCGCCGAACGTCATCGGTTTCTTGCCGTTTCCGCCCGCTACCACGCCTCGCCGCTCGCGAGGTCCACGTCGCCGTCCCCCTTCTCCGAGGGGCAGACGGAAGCGAGGACGCAGTCGGCGCAGTCGGGACTGATCGCGGTGCACGTCGCGCGGCCGTGGTCGATCATGAGGTGGGTGAACTGCTGCCAGTCGCTCTCGGGGACGACGTCGAGGAGGTCCTGCTCTATCGCCTCGGGGCGCTCCTCCTCCGTGATCCCCAGCCGGCGCGTGAGCCGCTGGACGTGGGTGTCGACGACGATACCCTCCACCACGTCGTGACCGTGCTGGAGGACGACGTTGGCGGTCTTCCGGCCCACGCCGGCGAGATCCGTCAGCTCCGACATCGTGTCCGGCACCTCGCCGTCGTGCTTCTCCGCGATGTCCGCGCACGCCGAGCGGATGTACTTCGCCTTGTTGTTGTAGTAGGTGATCGAGTCGATCGCCTCCGCCATCTCCTCTTGGGGAGCGTTCGCGTACTCCTCGGGCGTCTCGTACGTCTCGAACAGGTCGGCGCACACCTTGTTCACGCGCTCGTCCGTACACTGCGCCGAGAGGATCACGGCGATGAGCAGCTCCAGCCGGTTCGAGTAGTTGAGCGAGATGGTCGAGTCGGGGTACTCCTCGTAGAGCCGGTCTACGACCTCAGCGACCTGCTCGTCCCGCGAGTCGAGTGGCGTTCCCATATCGATCCCCTCCGCGCGGGCAACATTGAACGATCCGACTGCGGTGCTTCAGCCGAGTAGTAAGACAGTTACCACGCGCCGCGTTTGAGGGCGTATGGACGTACTCGACGTCGCGGCGCGCGCGACAGCGACCGGGCCGGTGTGCGACGCCTGTCTCGGCCGGGTCGTCGCGGACCGGAGCTTCGGGCTGTCGAACGCCGAGCGCGGGTCGGCGCTCCGGGTCTCGCTCTCGCTGCGCGACGACGAGGACCACGAGCCGGTCGAAACGGAGGAGTGTTGGGTCTGTGAGGGGCGCTGCGCGGAGTTCGACGAGTGGGCCGAGCGCGCCGCGGCGGCGGTCGAGGGGGTCGAGTTCGCCACGTACAACGTCGGCACGCGTCCCCCGCCGCTGATCGAGGAGAACGAGGCCCTGCTCCGCGCGGACGCCGGTCTCGACGAGGACGCGGGCGAGCCGTTAAAGTCGGAGTTCAACCGCGAGGTCGGCAAGCGGGTCGGCCGCCGCACCGACGCCGAGGTGTCCTTCGACCGCCCGGACGTCCAGTTCACGATCGACTTAGCCGAAGACGAGGTCGACGCCAAGATCAACTCCACCTTCGTCTACGGGCGGTACCGGAAGCTGGAGCGCGACATCCCGCAGACGGAGTGGCCCTGCCGCGAGTGTAAGGGCTCGGGGCGGCAGGGCGCGGACCCCTGCGACCACTGCGGCGGCTCCGGCTACCTCTACGACGACAGCGTCGAGGAGTACACCGCGCCCGTCGTCGAGGACGTAATGGACGGCACCGAGGCGACGTTCCACGGCGCGGGCCGCGAGGACGTCGACGCCCTCATGCTCGGCACCGGCCGCCCGTTCGTGATCGAAGTCGAGGAGCCGCGCCGGCGCCGGGTCGACACCGACCGCCTCCAGTCGGACATCAACGCCTTCGCGGACGGGGCGGTCGAGGTCGAAGGACTCCGCCTCGCGACCTACGACACCGTCGAGCGCGTGAAGGAACACGACGCAGCGAAGCGCTACCGCGCGCAGGTGACGTTCGACGCCGACGTCGACGCCGACGCGCTCGCGGACGCGGCCGCGGAACTGGAGGGCGCGACCGTCGAGCAGTACACCCCGAACCGCGTCGACCACCGCCGCGCGAGCATGACGCGCGAGCGCGAGGCCTACGAGGTGACCGCCGAACTCGACGACCCGCGCCACGCCACCGTCGAGGTCCGCGGCGAGGGCGGGCTCTACATCAAGGAGCTGATATCGAGCGACGAGGGGCGGACCGAGCCGAGCCTCGCCGGCCTGCTCGGCGTCGGCGCCGAAGTCGCCGCGCTCGACGTGCTCGCCGTTGAGGGGGAAGACGAGCCGTTCGAGCGCGAGGAGTTCTTCCGGGAATAGCGCCCGCTCGCGGCGGTCGTTCTCGCGGACCGGCGCGGACCAACGGGATTTATCTGACGCGCGTCAGACGCTCGCGTATGAACGGGAGCGACGCCGACGGTGGGAGCACCCGAGAGGGCGGGACTCGGAGCGGCGGCGCCCGCGGCGGATCGAGCGACTCGACCGCGAGCGGCGGCTCCGCCGGCGCCGACTCGCTCGCGGTCGGGGACCCGGTGATCGGTCCCGCGGTCGACGAGGCGAGCGGGGTCCCGACCGCGGCCGACGTGTCGCTGAACGGCGCCGACCGCGCGGAGCGCCCCGACCGCGTCTCCTCGATCCTCGTCGCCGTCGGTCCCGGTCCGCACTCGGGGGCGACCGTCGACGTCGCGCGCGAGATAGCGAACGCGACCGAGGCGTGGCTCGAACTGTTCCACGTCGTCCCCTCGGACGCGGCGCTGGCCGACGCCGGACCCGACGAGGACGCGAGCGGAACGGCCGCGCCCGCCGCCGGCGACGCGGCCGAAACCGACTACGCCGCGGCCGGCGAGCGGCTCCTCGACGCGGCCGAGGAGCGGCTCGGCGGGTTCGACCGCGCCGACCGGTGGCTCGTCGAGGACCGGACCGCGGCCGGCGCTATCGTCGAGCAGTCGCCCTACTACGACCTCGTCGTCGTCGGCGCGCCCACGACGGGGACCGTCGGCCGGTTCGTCTTCGGCTCCACCACCGACACGGTCGTCGGCGACGCCGAGGTCCCGGTCGTGGTCGTCGAGGCCGACGGATCGACCGCGCTCGACGCGGCGTAGGTCCGGCTCACGCAGGTCTCCGCCTCCCCGCGCTCGCCGCCGACTCCGTCGGGCCCCGCCCGCTTGCTTCTCGCGTGCCACCTGTTCTCTCCCCGCCGACAGCGTTAAATTAGTGTACATACTTGTACATCACAACGCG
The sequence above is a segment of the Halorubrum sp. 2020YC2 genome. Coding sequences within it:
- the nth gene encoding endonuclease III, encoding MGTPLDSRDEQVAEVVDRLYEEYPDSTISLNYSNRLELLIAVILSAQCTDERVNKVCADLFETYETPEEYANAPQEEMAEAIDSITYYNNKAKYIRSACADIAEKHDGEVPDTMSELTDLAGVGRKTANVVLQHGHDVVEGIVVDTHVQRLTRRLGITEEERPEAIEQDLLDVVPESDWQQFTHLMIDHGRATCTAISPDCADCVLASVCPSEKGDGDVDLASGEAW
- a CDS encoding glutamate--cysteine ligase yields the protein MELGSRDAFSRMGTLGIEEEFYIVDAEGRPTSGTDDLVYGRDPPAAVPEGFDHELFECTIEAQTELIEDPANAADALETVREALVDHAAADGYQIAAAGLHPTAKWRELDHVQKPRYQAQLDRIRYPQHRNTTAGLHVHVGVDDADKAVWVANRLRWHCPVLLALSANSPFWNGFDTGLASARAKVFENLPNTGIPSAFDDFDAFQRYERRMVETDSIADRGELWFDVRPHTGHGTVEVRAPDAQRDPEVTLALAEYVRALVVDYAARYEDGESPPSLRRELLDENKWRAIRRGHDAAFVDRDGEGTTPLGEIVASECDRLGIDGIREVYEAESGAARQRRLREASGVDALCEDLLVRA
- a CDS encoding FAD-dependent oxidoreductase; translation: MSDPFVVVGADAAGLSAASKFRREAPDRDVVVFEKGRWISYAYCGMPYFIAGYVDRMSDLLSLSPSEVDERGIDLRRDSEVVAVDPDAKRVTVETADGDRFEQAYDDLLVATGARATTGPFDVRGVDGAFTLHDMDAAAAIDAYVADPDAYDPDRADVSAVDRERVERNAAMPAPRTVAVVGGGYVGVEVAEALSERGLSVHVFHRSGHLLSPFGEPVGNRVREALEAEGVTVHTDTPVEALVGDDRIEAIEVGSDGDAETVPVDMAVVGVGIRPNTDLLDGTGVDLGPGGALRVDDRGRTSLPDVYAAGDCATARHAVTGEPDWTPLGLTANRAGRAVGATVAGDPTPVGDIAGTAAVKAFDTEAARVGIVDPEEADAAGFDPVSETVTAGSRSGYYPGAAETDVTLVADRDTGRLLGGSVVGTDRAAIRIDTLATAIEADMTVPEVERLDLAYAPPFSPVWDPILVAAKVLNGTLDD
- a CDS encoding HAD-IIB family hydrolase, whose translation is MVPPLALDIDGTLTTPTGRIDPRVFELLPAWEAPVVFATGKAFPYPVALAHFLGREETVIAENGGVAYADGETTIVGDPDTARAVVEAFRERGGEVGWGDGDTVNRWRETEVALSPDADAALLREVAAAVDGVEVVDTGYAYHVKSTGVSKGRALGVVADALGLDPASFVAVGDSENDVSTFGVAGESYAVANADAAAREAAGELIEEGFMDGTISVLERLRERAE
- a CDS encoding DoxX family membrane protein, whose product is MSTKTTNEFGGEFGGVTLLGKAHSLSALFIVLLRATIGGMILFAGLGKVSEWPFDAAGYLANVDAASPVSGLYAAMASNAALMEFVNVVVPVTQVLIGLALIAGAFVRLAALGGAMQMMLFYLGGWSGEALALFDSTLVYAMVFLTVAAFGAGRVLGLDAYIERIEVGGQALVEKFPALRYVLG
- a CDS encoding RNA-binding protein produces the protein MPKVPFHYVDLRAFSYATEDVKRVEQALYSLLPEEVELDRVENAGHHGDRIVVLSARVERADEMRHVLDRLSELEDLDRILDELDERVDDNCALFLRLDKQAAFGGEVRLGPGITVRTKVEAYPAKKEKAVENARETLSRLADED
- a CDS encoding ribonuclease P, producing MSIPAERIERLFALAREAVVDDECDRAREYVARARRIAERNRCGIPSELSRRACDDCAVYLRPGKTSRVRTRPGRVVVRCTECGSTARYPYGE
- a CDS encoding phosphopantetheine adenylyltransferase, which gives rise to MNVALGGTFDPVHDGHRKLFERAFELGDVTVGLTADDLAPETRHVERYVRPYERRERDLEAELAPLADSHGREYEIRELTEPTGIAVEPEFDALIVSPETEAGGERINEIRAERGRDPLELVVVDHVAADDGERISSTRIVAGEIDEHGNLTPDREGRGATRPE
- a CDS encoding methytransferase partner Trm112 encodes the protein MKESLMDVICCPLDKATLELDVDDADDEEVLAGTLTCAECGETYPIEDGIPNLLPPDMREEAAA
- a CDS encoding AAA family ATPase → MNIDDRIERRLGYDTGLSVLADFEAVSPVSHTESPVGRGPSIERLLDVFAPAFSGSLPPSLYVYGPKGSGKSAVVSALFDRLAAHSGPRQAIQTTTRAVKPTIPGFVYVDARCASTRFRLYHEMLAAMSDEPVPDHGIGTEELADSLRDAMRTGPDLVVAVDHTNEPETPTAATLVDWLTDVGERLAPACLGRDPPDAIDWEPETTVEFAKYRRHVLVELLTSRCSTGLGREALSHDQIREIVEWSAGDAHDALAAVMGAAVSAERAGASTVRSADVDAGIEGVPRPSVALGRVLALPESRQRLLYELAGLSDDERSTVGAATEAIAARPGVDLSASTVRRVLYEQADDGLLERVTVHQSGGKGRPPSRLVPLFPTVVFRELFDRQTRTG
- a CDS encoding winged helix-turn-helix domain-containing protein — protein: MTTDDSPSDPADDPEESPTERTREELRKTKQRLGEGADRAVKGFDDNVVDLLAWVLDTETRARIYVYLRDNPQSTSDEVADGTGLYPSTVREALAELHDEGTVERGKRKAEGAGNNPYEYEAIAPSDLVRGVVGDVQAELNAVFNLDRRLGGESPDGDAEPVQISVDGDGDGDVGADGETGVDEENGGGADDEDEADVAADSGSGN